CAGTTCTTCGGCGCTGCCGATTTTCTGCTCCTGTAAAAATAGCAGCGTTTTGGACATCTCTTTCAGGTTGAACTTCGTTGCCCACTTTTTGTAGCCGACACTTTTGCCCTCTGCCATTTTTCCCTGAATATCCACCAGCAACTGGAAGGGCTGTTCTTTCGGCGGCTGCTTCTGGTACGGCTGGTGTTTTGCCTTGCCCTCCAGCACCGCCTTGATCTCGTCCTCACCATAGCCGGTGCCCAGAGTGCGGAACCGGATAAAACGTTTCTGTCCCTTGCCCTTCACCGCCGTGTGCTTGCCACGCTTCGCCTCATATCCCTGCCGCTCCAGTTTTTGCAGAAAGACTTCAAAACTTGCAGGCTTCTCGTTCAGCAGGATGCCGTCGATTACGGCGCACAGCTTATCACGATTGCTTTCTTTGAGTGGATAAAGTGTGCGCTTTTGCCGCTCCCGGTACGGCTTGATTTCAATAACAGACAGCTGATGTTCCAGACAAATCAAATCGCTCAACCGCTGTACCGCAAGCCCGGACAATAAAAAATCCCGGAATTTCCGGGTGCTGTCCAGCGCAGTGGAGTTATAAATAATGTGGTTGTGGATGTGCTGCCGGTCCGTGTGGGTAGCAACGATAAAAGCGTGCTTGCCTTTCGTGAACCGCATGGCAAGCTTATAACCGACCTTGTTGGCTTCTTCGGCGGTGATTTCTCCGGGTTTGAACGACTGCCGAATCTGATATGCGATCACATCACTTTTCTGCCTGCGCCCAGTCATCAGTTCATACTGGCGTTTGGAGATCATAAATTCTTCATCCACGGTCAAGGGACTGCATTCGTAACTGCTGACCAGCTCGCCCTGCTGAGTTTTGTCCGGGTTCTGGGCGTAATCTGTTCGGCTTTTCAGGCAGGCCGCAACGGATTTTCCCTTGTTTTTGTGCAGTGCAATCAATCGTGTTGCAGCCAGTTTGACCACCTCCCGGCAAAGGAAATGCCGCACATCGGCGGCATAAAAATTTTATAGTTCTGCAATCCAACCACTGAACCATTCCACGGCTTCTACAATGACTGTCCCAGCAGTGATAAGCAGGAAGCATCCAAACTCTGCCACCAGCAAAATCAAAAATTGCAGCCACTCCCGGCAGTACAGCGTATAAAGGCCGCAGCCGAAGATATACAGCATGGGCAGCGCCAGCACAAACGCTGACAGGTTCAGCGTCCATTTCAGCATCAGCGCAAGGAAAGCCGTAAGCAGCCAAAACGGGAAAACGATCATCTTAAAAACGAACCTCATGTCCAGCACCTACCTTTCGTCCCTATTATAAAGGTGTCAACGATTGCTTTGCAAGGATGTCAACCCTTATGTACCCCCGCAGCCCTCCAACTACGGGGGAAAATTTTAGAGTTCTGCCAGCCGAGCGAGAATTTTTCTGCCAATGTCGATCAGCTCGTCCAGCCGCTGCCGCAGGTCCTCCATGTCGGCGGCGTAGACTTTGCCGCACTCGTTGGCACGTTTGGCGTACTGGTTGAGGTTGTTGCTGCACATTTGGAGCAGATAAGCCATGCGGCGCAGTTCCTTCAGGTCGAGGTGCAGGCAGTAACCGTCCAGAGCCATCTTGCGGATATAGGCGCTCAGGCTGCGGATGCCTATGCCCAGCATCTTTTCATAGATACGATTTTTCTCCGCTTTTGTGGTTCTCAGGATGATGATCTCGTCCCGTTTTTCCCTCACCGGGCATCACCGTCCTTATCCAGATAGCTTTTGAAGGGCCTCACCGGCTCCGGCTTGTCCGTTTTTCCTCCAGCGCCGCCAGCACCGAGGGGCGGCGAGGTGCATCCGCCTGTTCTTGCTCGTCCTGTTCCGGCTCGTGGCTCTTTTCGTCCACATCCAACTGGGCGTTCAATTCTGCAAGCCGTGCGGACTTCTCTGCCAGCTCTTCCTCCTGCGGGAAGGGCTTTTCCACCTCAATCTGTGCCGCCGCATGCTGCTGATGCAGGGTGCCCAGCTCGTTCTCTGCGGCGGTGATGCGCTCCGGGAAGTTGTTCAGGAGTTATCCAGACGGATAATGTTGCCTAATGGGTCGGTGCCCAAGGGTACCGTGTACTTTCGCTGCCCCTTCAAAAGTGCCTGATACTCCGTGCGGAAAGCATCGAACCGCAGGGACAGTTCAAAGCCCCGGTAGCTGCCGATGACTTTTTCCTCGGCGTTGGGCAGCTCGGAACAGGCAAGCACCAGCCGCTCACCGGCGGTCTTTTTCTCGCCGTAGGCAACGCCCTTGATGACCATACCGCAGAACTCCTCCTTGCCCTGCGGATGGGCGGCGGCAAGCTGTGCATCGGCTTTCAGCCCGGCAATGTGGGCGTTCGTTTCCTGAATGTCAGCCGGAAACTTGGTCAGCAATTTGTCTTGCAGCCGGAATTTCTGGCTCTGGTGGTCAGCTTTCAGCACCTTCAGCTTTGCAACCTGCACATCCAAATCCATCTTCTCCTTGATGAGCGGATTTCCGGCACACAGTGCCTTGATCTCTGCATAAGAAAGTGCCTGTTCGTCCACATCCTCACAGGAGCGCACGGGGGATTTACTGGTCATAATTTGCGAGATAAATCGCTGTTTATTCTCCAAAGTCTGATACAAATACGAGTCAAATGTCCCTTCCGTGACGTAATTGAAGACCTTGACTTCCTTGTTCATGTTGCCCTGCCGGATGATGCGCCCATTGCGCTGGGTCATGTCGCTGGGCTTCCAACCAACGTCCAGATGATGCACCGCCACAAGCCGGGACTGCACATTGGTACCCGCCCCCATTTTCGCCGTACTTCCGAGCAAAACTCGCACATCGCCGGAGCGCACTTTGGAGAACAATGCCGCCTTTTTTGCTTCGGTATCTGCGTTGTGGATAAACTCGATTTCGTTTTCCGGCACACCGGCAGCAACCAGCTTTTTGCGAATGTCATCGTAGACGTTGAAATTGCCATCGTTTTTCGGTGTCGAGAGGTCGCAGAACAAAAGCTGGGTCAACTTCTGGTCTTTGCCTTCCTCCCAAATCTTCAACACATTTTGAACGCATACGTTCAATTTGCTGTTGGGATCATCGGGCAGCATGGGGTTCATCAAGCGAACGTCCAAGCCGATTTTTCTGCCGTCGTTTGTGACGCAGAGCATATTGTCCACGGAGGCATCTACTGCACCGGAGTGGATGCGGGCGGCACGTTTGCTCAGTTCTTGCACCATTTCCTTTTGGATTTCCGAGGGTTTCGCCACCACGGTCTCAAACTTTGCTTCGGGCACCGGAAGATGAAGCTGGTCAGATGTTTTAATGTCCGCAACCTCCTTGAACATGGACATCAGTTCCGGGAGGTTGAAGAACTTGGCAAATCTCGTCCTCGCCCGATACCCTGTACCTTCGGGAGCAAGCTCAATGGCGGTAGTGGTCTCACCAAAGGTGGATGCCCAACAGTCGAAGTGGGTCAGCTTTTTCTGCTGGAGGGTGCTGTATTGCAGATACCGCATGACCGTGTACAGTTCGGTCATGGAATTACTCACGGGAGTACCCGTGGCGAACACCACGCCACGCCCGCCGGTGATCTCGTCCAGATAGCGGCACTTGCCAAACATATCGCTGGATTTCTGTGCTTCGCTGGTGGATAATCCTGCGACATTCCGCATTTTTGTTGTGAGAAACAAATTTTTGAACGCGTGTGACTCGTCCACAAAGAGCCGGTCAACGCCGAGCTGTTCAAAGGTGATTACGTCATCCTTGCGCTCATCGGAACGCAGTTTTTCCAGCTTGATTTCCAGCGTTTTCCGGGTCTTTTCCATCTGCTTGATGGAGAAATTCTCGCCTGCGTGGGCTTTCAGCTCGTTGATGGCGGCAAGCGTTTCATAAATTTGCTCCTGAATGATACGCTCCTGCCGCTCAAAAGAAAGTGGGATTCTTTCAAACTGCGAATGACCGATGATGACGGCATCGTAATCGCCGGTGGCGATGCGGGCACAGAATTTTTGCGGTTGGCGGTCTCAAAGTCCTTGCGCTGTGCCACCAACAGCTTGGCATTGGGGTAGAGGTTCAGAAACTCGCTTGCCCACTGCTCAGTCAGGTGATTGGGCACCACGAACAACGATTTCTGGCACAAACCAAGGCGTTTTGCTTCCATAGCAGAGGCTGCCATTTCGTAGGTCTTGCCTGCGCCCACTTCGTGTGCAAGCAGCGTATTACCGCCATAAAGCACATGAGCAATGGCGTTGCGCTGGTGTTCACGGAGGGTGATCTCCGGGTTCATGCCCACGAATTTGATGTGGCTTCCATCGTATTCACGGGGGCGGGTAGAGTTGAACAGCTCGTTATACTGCTTCACCAGCGCAATGCGCCGCTGGGGGTCCTGCCAGACCCAGTTGGCGAAAGCGTCTTTAATGACCTGCTGTTTCTGCTGTGCCAGCATGGTCTCCCGCTTGTTCAGCACACGCTTGGGCCTGCCATCGGCATCCTCGATGGTGTCGTAGATGCGAACATCCTTCAGGTTCAAGGTTTCCTCCAAAATCTTGTAGGCGTTGGCTCTGCTGGTGCCGTAGGTCTCGGACGAAATAATGTCACTCCGCCCGGTGGCAGTCTTGCCCTCCACACGCCACTCTGCGGTATAGGGAGAGTACCGCACATTCACGGCTCGCCGCAGATAGTAGGGGATCTGGAAGGTCTCGGTCATAAACTTCTGGATAATACTGGGGTCGAGCCACGTTGCACCAAGCCGTACATCAATTTCGGAGGCTTCCAGTTCTCTGGGCTGCGCCTTGGTTAGCGCATCCACATTGACGGCAAATTCCGGGTTGGTCTCGGCGGCAAACTGCGCCATCCGCAGCTTTGCCCGGACATCGCCGGACAGGTATTCGTCTGCCATCTGCCAGCCTGCTTCCGGGTCGGTGGGGTCGGCGGCAGGGTCCTTGAAGATCACGCCGGAAAGTTCGGTGGTAATGCGCCCATAGTCACCGGGAGTGCCCAGCAGCTCTGCCATATAGGGCAAGTCCACCTTGCCATGTTCCCCGATGGACACCGCCAACGCTTCGCTGGGGGTATCCACACTGGTGTCGGCGCGCTCCGGGCGAATGGTGCGTTTCGTAAACATTGCAGCTTTGCTCTTGAGCTGCCCCTGCTCGTCCAGATTTTCCAAGGAGCAGAGCAGATAGTAAGAGGAATCCTGCTCAAATAATCTGCCGTTTTTACGGTCATTCAGCAAGCCATATTTGGCGGTAAAGGCATCATAGGCGGCGTTCAGTTTTGCCTGTGTCGCTTGAATGTCCTCGTCAGGGTAGTCGTTCAACTGCTGGTCGATCAGGTCGTTGACGATCTGCCGCAGTTCCACCATGCCGGTGACACGCCCCTTGGCGGTGTCGGACAGCTCCACCTGCGTCATCACGGAATTTTCCCGGTAGAACACCTCGCCGTCCACCACAGTGTAGGAGAAATTCTTCACCTCCGGGTCGGCAGGCAGGGTGAGCCGGGTGGTTTCTTCCTCAGCAATGTCGGGGGCATCCACCTCGGCGGCGGTGTACTGCCCCTCAATGTGCTGTACTGCCTCGGCAAGCTGGTCGGACAGCACGGCTCCCTCGATGGGTGCAACCGTCAATTCCTCTCGTCCGTACTGGGTGCTTTCGGCGGTCAGCTCGCCCAGAACCATCTCCGGGTGATCTACGAAATACTGGTTGATGGCAAAGTCGTCCTCGGTCTTGCCAAGTTGCACCCATGCAGGCTCAATGTCCGCAGGGCGGTCACGCTTCTGCAAAAAGATAATGTCACTGACAACATCCGTGCCAGCGTTAGCACGGAACGCATTATTCGGCAGACGGATCGCACCCAGCAAATCGGCACGTTCTGCCATGTGCTTGCGGGCGGTGCTGTCCTTGCTGTCCATGGTGTAGCGGCTGGTGACAAAGGCAATCACGCCGCCCGGCCGCACTTGGTCGATAGCTTTTGCAAAGAAATAATTGTGGATACTGAATCCCAGCTTGTTGTACGCCTTATCGTTGACTTTATATTGACCGAAAGGCACGTTGCCCACCGCCAAATCGTAGAAATCACGGCGGTCGGTGGTCTCAAAGCCAGCCACGGTAATGTCAGCCTGCGGGTACAGCTTTTTCGCAATGCGCCCGGTAATGCTGTCCAGTTCCACGCCGTACAGCCGGCTATCCTGCATGGTATCCGGCAGCATTCCAAAGAAGTTGCCCACGCCCATGGACGGCTCCAAGATGTTGCCAGACCGGAAGCCTATGCGTTCCACTGCATCGTAGATACCACGGATGACGGTGGGGCTGGTGTAGTGGGCGTTCAGGGTGCTGGAACGGGCGGCGGCGTACTCGTCCTCAGAGAGCAGCCCCTTCAGCTCTGCGTATTCCTTTGTCCAACTGTCTTTGCCGGGGTCAAAGGCATCTGCCAGACCACCCCAGCCCACATACCGGGATAGCACCTGCTGTTCCTCGGCGGTGGCACCACGATGCTCCTGTTCCAGCTTGAACAAGGTGCGGACGGCTTGGATATTTCTCGCATATTTCTGTTTTGCACCGCCCTCGCCCAGATGGTCGTCCGTGATGTGGAAGTTCCCAGCAGGCTCCGGCGCAGGAGTGAGATTGACAGTCAGGTTGTGCAGATGGATGTTGCCCGGCTGGCGCAGCAGCCGTTCCAGATTTTCCTTGCTTTCCGAGCGGGCAACCGGATAGACCTCATCCGGGTCACGAAGCTGGATGTTCAGAGTTCCGACAGTTTCGACCGTAAAATCCTTACCGTCCAGACGGATTGTATCGCCCACACGGTAATCACGCTCTTTTGGGAGAGCGAGAACAGGTTCATTTTCCGCCAAAAACTTTGCCTTTTCCACTGCAAGCCAATCGGCGGCGGTTCGTTCATCCGTCTCTTTTTTCAAAGCGGTGCAATAGGATTCGGCCTGCTCCTTGTCTGGAAATTGCGCCATTCCGTTGTCATTTGCATAGTAGCCCTCATTGAGATCATCCCAGATAGCAAAAAGCGAGGATGTACCTCCGACCACTTCGCGGACAGAAAAACGCTCATATTCCGGCACCTCGGATTCCTTGTAGATGGTTTCTGCCTGCGCCAGCATTTCATCCACACGCTGGCTAGGTTCATTCTGCCGCAGACCGTCCTCGAATTGTCGTTTATTGATAACTTCGTTATCCCACGACTGCCCGTGTGCGCTAGTGTCGATGCGCACATCGGTATCACCGATATAGCCTACTGTTCCTTCAATCGTTCTGGTGGGAAGGTCTACTACAACTTCGTCCCCGACCTTATAGCTGACCTCTTTTTCGGCAACCAGATCAATGGCTGCGGCCTGCTGTTCTTCGTACAGTTCTCTGATGTGCGGAAGATGCTCATTGCGGAAAATGGGCAGTCTGTTTTTCGTCAGCTCCATGTCCTGTAAGCTGACGGATTTGAACGTAAAATTAACGTGTTCCACCCGAAAATCCCGGCCATCCAGCTTGATGATGCTGCCGATTGGCAGATAATCCGCTTCCCGAAGATATTTTGTCTGGTGGTGGGAGCCATCTTTGTTCAAGCCAGCCAGATAGACGTTGTTGCCTGCTGCCCACAGCTTTTTAGATTCTGCTGCCCACTGCTCACTCGGAAAACCAGTTACTTTGACTTTGCCAAGCACATTTTCCTGTGACAGAAGATTGGTGCGCAGAATCCGCTCCACAGCAACGGCATCTTTGTCATAGAACAGATAGTTACCGTTCAGTTCAAAGCCCACGAGGGTGTTGGGATACTGCTCTTTCAGGGCAGTATACTCTGCGGCAACCGTGCCATCCAGTATCGGAAGCTGACGCTCAGCTTCCTGTCTGGCAGTGCGCTGTTCCTTTTCCTTATCGGTCAGGTAACGGTCGGAGTGAATCATCAGGTCGATATACTTTTCTGCCTGTGTCCAGCTCAAAGTGATTTTCTGATAATCAGGGTAGTGGACAAATTCCAAGCCTTTTCCATCGTGATTCACGAATCCACTGCTGCCATCCAGATAATTGTGGGAACGCCCGCCGATGCCGTACTCCTTTGCCAATGCTCTGGCTCGGAGTTTTCGGTTGGACTGGTTCTCGTACAGCTCGATGATTCGCTGCTTGCTATCCTGAAAGTTGGAACCATGCTGCAATTCATGCTCGATCTCTGCCTGTGACAAAGAAAAAGCGGAGGACGATTTCTCGTTCTCCGCTCGGTCAATTGCTTCGATTTGCTGGGCTTCGGTGGGGATGCTGAGGTTGAAAAAACTCAGCTGTAAATCAGTTCCATCAGGATCACTTCTTCCACCTGTGCTTTCAGGCTGTTCATGTGCTGCACCCACGCCAGTTGATTCTTTGCTTTGTCCGGGGCTGGGTTCTGCTTCAGCAGTTCGGTCATCATCTGCTGTTTCTGATTCTCCGCTGCCTGTTCCACTTCTAGCAGATGTGGATGCAGCTTCCCGGTCAGCAGCATCGAGTTGTACAGCACCGGGCGATGTTCCATCAGGTATATCCGGCGCATCCTGCCGTATCTGCCCAGCGGCTTCTGCGGCTGGTTCAAGGTCAGGTTCGGGAGCTGGTAGTCCCCGACGGTCGAGTAGGTCACGTTCCTGTTCTTCATATTCATGCTGGCTCCTTTCTACATTGCGGCGGCGGATGGTGGTTTTGACGGTGCGCTCGATATTCCGCAGCACATCTCGGCTGCAATCGCTGACTGCCGTACCCAGTACATAGACTGCATCCGGGGTCGAGAAATCATAAATTGCCTGAAAATCATCCCGGTCAAAATAGCCCTCCGGTTCAAAACCGCACCGTTCCAAGATGGTGTACATGATGCTGATTGCGGCGGCACTCTTGAACTGAAGTTCCTGTCCGGCATCATCATAATCCATCAGGAATGAACCGTCAACGATGCCAATAATGTCGGAACTGTTGTTATCCCAGTAGGATTCTGCCAGCTTTCCGGCAATGTCCGCAATCTGCTGACTGAGCCGTTCATGGTGGATGCCGTATTCTCGTGCCAGCATTTCCGATACCGGCTGGAACAGGTCATCGTTAAGCTGCCACACCTCCGGGTCACGGGAATTTCGCCGCACCCCGGTATCACTCACATCAAAGACATAGTGCAGCCGGGGAACACTGCTGGACTGGTCGAGCAGAGCGATACCCTTAGACCCTCTGCGCACATAGCGGTTCATCCGATTGTTCCAGATGTCAAAACTTGCGCAGGCAGTCGCATCAGGACGCTGGGCGTAAATCATCAATTGGTCGGTAAAACTGTACTTATACAGTCTGGATGCAGTTGTGAGAAAATCTGTCCAGTGTTCCCAGTACCGCGTAATACCGTTTGCTGTCCGATTGGCAAGTTTAAGGTATTCTTGTGTCTTAGATGGCATAGCGTTCCTCCTTTCAATTTTGTAGCAAACAAAAAAGCGAGCAGCCCTTTCGGGTTACTCGCTATGGAATCCACTTTATTTTTATTCGTATTTTGCGGCAAACTTTTCTGCCGTTTCCAACAGTCGTTCAAAGGTCTGTTGTTCTTCCGGCTGCTCAATCAGCTTTGCAAGGAGCGCACGGAACACATCGGTGCTGTCCTGCCCCAGTGCGGCGGCAACTTTGTCGATGCAGTCGTGCAGCTTCTTGACCGCTTCATCGGAGGGTTTGGATTTGGCAAGCAGGTCGGACAGGTAGCTGATGAAGGGATAGGTGGAATCATTGTTGATGATCTCGTTGGTTTCCTCGATGATCTTCTGGTTATCTTCGGGGGTCATATCGCCCTTTTCTTCCCATACATCACGGGATGAAGTGCGGCCTTTCAGAAAGGTGGCAAAAAGCAGGCGGTCGATGGGTGATCTTTTTTGGTATCCATTGGCTATCCTCCGCTTTCAATTTTTCTGTGCATTAAAACTGGTTTTAGTATAGCATGAATGGAAGGATTCTATCAAGCCCACTTTCTTGCGGTTTGCGAAAATTTTTCGGTACAAAAGAGCCTATGTACGCCGCCCGCAGGCGGCAAAAATCAGTCCGGGGAAATTCCAGCTCGGCAAACTCCGCATCGGTCAGCAGTTTCAGCTTCTCGATAACGCCCTCCGACAGTTCCCGCAGAGCAGTTTCATCGGGCATCAGGTAGCACTGCATGAGCCGCAGTTCGTGGATAAGCCCCAGCCGGGTGCCGGTGTTGTAGAGCATCATCAGGGTCAATTCCTCGTGGTCAAAGTTCATGTTCATCCCTCGCTTTCCGGCAGACGGTAGGATTGCACTCCGGGGCATCGCACTTTTCCTTGAGATTCATCAGCACCGAAGGGCGTTCCGGCTGCTTGTCCAGAAACCCCTGTAAATCTTTGAAGCCGATGCTGTCCACATAATGCACAGATACATCGCCGTTGCGTTTAAGTGCGATCACATCGCTGACCGACAGGCTGTGTCCCTCAAAATCCTGCGGACGGGAGAGGTTGAACACCTGAAACAGTTCTTCCAAAACCTCGTTGTTCGGCACATCCTGCCACATGGCGGGCAGATCAGCATAGTAGGTGACCTCGTAATGCTCCGGGTCGGGCGTTTTGCCCCGACGATTCAACTCCCGCATAGAAGCAAATCTTTCATCGAGGATTTTTTCGTCATGCCGCAGCTGCATCACCATATAAACATCGCACCCTGCGTTCAGAAATTTCTGTGGGATGTCCGTCATGGGTTCACCGTCAAAATTCTGGTTCCATTTTTGCTGCATCGTCCACCTCACAGTTCTGGCGCAGAACGTGCAGAGGATTTTGGCGCAGACGTATCACTTGCCAGTGCTGCCAGCTTTTCCAATGTGGAAGGGCGGTGATCTGCACTAAGTTCCTCGGTTTCCGCAACTTTGTCCATGACGGCATCGTAGTCCTGCAGTAGCCGCCGGCCCTTTTCCATGTGGTGTGCTTCCAGAATCTGCTCACGGGCTTCCTGAATTGTCAATTCGGGTGCATCAATCTGCCCGCCATCCAGCACAGAATAATCGCTGTGATAAAGGGTATAATCCCAGCCATCTTCACAGGACTGGATGGCAAGATAGCCTTTGCCGCCCAGCTCCCATGCGCCCTGCTCGTCCTGTGTCTGGATTTCAGGATAGGCGGTCGAGCCAGTGCGCTCCATCATCTCGCCAAACTGAGCGATATGATAGACGTTCCCATACTCTCCCAGATCGAAGTGATAATCGTCCAGATGCTCCACACGCGCCGTGTAACTGCTGCCATCGGAACGGTCAACCTGAATCACACCATGATTCGGCACACGGTAGAGATCATCATAGTGGCTGTTGATAAGCCGGACATCATCTCTGGGAATCGTGGGGTCATCCCAGATGCGCCGCCTGCGGACACCAGACTGCGGGATGGTATCGAGGTGCTGCAAGCTGACCTCCTGAATCGCCTTGCGGTCATCGCTGGAAAGCTCAAACAGATACCAGTTCCGGGCGGCAGGAATGGCGTTGCGGCCATCCGGCGGCAGATTTTGCTTGGAAATCTGACCGCTTTCCAGCGGCGCACCGTTCGCGCAGTTGTAGGTGGCAAAGCCGACACCGGCACCGGTTTCCCGCAAATGCAAAAACCTGTCTCCGTTGATGAGATAGAGGGCTTCCGTTTTCTGCTCCATCAGCATCCACCCTCAAATTCCAGAGAAAACTTGCTGCGGCCATCAGCTTCACAGGACAGCAGGACGGTGGCGTTGTAGGTCTTGCCCTTGGCGCTCTTGCAGTCCTTCAGGCGGACACGGCCATCCCGCAGCAGCTTGTCCGCCACATGGGAATCCAGCCGCTTGCCCAGACGCTTGAAGAACGCATTGTCCTTCCACAGCACGAAACGGCACTCCCGGTTCTCGCAGAACCAGCCCTTTTCACGCTCCACAACATTTGCACCACAGTTGGGGCAGACGCCAATCACTTTGTTTTTCATAAGCGCATTCGCTCCTTTCGCAGCCTCGGTGGTCGTTACCAGAGAGGAGATCATCTCTTTGATTTCAGTCATAAATTCGTTCGGCTCCATTTCGCCACGTTCGATTTGCAGCAGCTTTGTTTCCCAATCGGCGGTCATTTCCGGGGATTGGATTTCTTCGGGCATTACGGTGATGAGGGCTTTGCCCTTGTCCGTGGGCAGCAGCACCTTGGTTTTCTTGCTGCCCTTGCGCTCCAGAAAGCCCTTCTGCACCAGCTTTTCAATGGTGGCGGCTCTGGTTGCCGGGGTGCCGATGCCCTGACGTTCCACGCCCTCCGGCATACTGTCTGCACTGGCGGTTTCCATCGAGTGTAACAGGGTGTCCTCAGTAAAATGCTTCGGCGGGGACGTTTGACCCTCCTTCAGCTCTGCGTTGAGGATACCGCACTCGTTTTCTGCCGCATTGGGCAGGGTGGTAAGTTCCTGTTTTCGGTTCAGGATGTCTGCCAGCACCTTGCGCTCCATCGCTTTCCAGCCTTCCTCCAGAACCTCCTTGCCCTTTGCGGAGAATTCCTCTCCGGCACATTCGGTGGTGAGCAGGGTCTCCAGATACCGGAAGGGTTTGCTC
Above is a genomic segment from Faecalibacterium taiwanense containing:
- a CDS encoding relaxase/mobilization nuclease domain-containing protein, with the translated sequence MAATRLIALHKNKGKSVAACLKSRTDYAQNPDKTQQGELVSSYECSPLTVDEEFMISKRQYELMTGRRQKSDVIAYQIRQSFKPGEITAEEANKVGYKLAMRFTKGKHAFIVATHTDRQHIHNHIIYNSTALDSTRKFRDFLLSGLAVQRLSDLICLEHQLSVIEIKPYRERQKRTLYPLKESNRDKLCAVIDGILLNEKPASFEVFLQKLERQGYEAKRGKHTAVKGKGQKRFIRFRTLGTGYGEDEIKAVLEGKAKHQPYQKQPPKEQPFQLLVDIQGKMAEGKSVGYKKWATKFNLKEMSKTLLFLQEQKIGSAEELRERAAAATECYHAMGDSIKAAEARLTEIAVLKTHIINYAKTRPVYDAYRKSGYSKKFLEAHREEITLHKAAKAAFDEAGLQKLPKVKALDAEFAELLTKKKAAYPDYRKARNEMQELMKAQKNVEMFFAEEKVPKDKAQTR
- a CDS encoding plasmid mobilization protein; the protein is MREKRDEIIILRTTKAEKNRIYEKMLGIGIRSLSAYIRKMALDGYCLHLDLKELRRMAYLLQMCSNNLNQYAKRANECGKVYAADMEDLRQRLDELIDIGRKILARLAEL
- a CDS encoding TnpV protein codes for the protein MNMKNRNVTYSTVGDYQLPNLTLNQPQKPLGRYGRMRRIYLMEHRPVLYNSMLLTGKLHPHLLEVEQAAENQKQQMMTELLKQNPAPDKAKNQLAWVQHMNSLKAQVEEVILMELIYS
- a CDS encoding YodL domain-containing protein, coding for MQQKWNQNFDGEPMTDIPQKFLNAGCDVYMVMQLRHDEKILDERFASMRELNRRGKTPDPEHYEVTYYADLPAMWQDVPNNEVLEELFQVFNLSRPQDFEGHSLSVSDVIALKRNGDVSVHYVDSIGFKDLQGFLDKQPERPSVLMNLKEKCDAPECNPTVCRKARDEHEL
- a CDS encoding LPD16 domain-containing protein, whose protein sequence is MEQKTEALYLINGDRFLHLRETGAGVGFATYNCANGAPLESGQISKQNLPPDGRNAIPAARNWYLFELSSDDRKAIQEVSLQHLDTIPQSGVRRRRIWDDPTIPRDDVRLINSHYDDLYRVPNHGVIQVDRSDGSSYTARVEHLDDYHFDLGEYGNVYHIAQFGEMMERTGSTAYPEIQTQDEQGAWELGGKGYLAIQSCEDGWDYTLYHSDYSVLDGGQIDAPELTIQEAREQILEAHHMEKGRRLLQDYDAVMDKVAETEELSADHRPSTLEKLAALASDTSAPKSSARSAPEL
- a CDS encoding DNA topoisomerase; this encodes MVGINASRLFSCLYGQPLAVGRVMTPVLAMTVVREAAIAAFVPEKFYTVDLELTSGCTASSRRIPEKTVAENLLEACRKEMVATIQRITRKEKSENPPPLYDLTTLQRDANRLLGYSAQQTLDYVQSLYEKKLTTYPRTDSCYITDDDEEMLEELTEELEVFLDITPEDVDGAVPRTRRTVNREKVTDHHAILPTRSMLQADLEALPKGEQNVLKLIIARTLMAVSKPFRYLETLLTTECAGEEFSAKGKEVLEEGWKAMERKVLADILNRKQELTTLPNAAENECGILNAELKEGQTSPPKHFTEDTLLHSMETASADSMPEGVERQGIGTPATRAATIEKLVQKGFLERKGSKKTKVLLPTDKGKALITVMPEEIQSPEMTADWETKLLQIERGEMEPNEFMTEIKEMISSLVTTTEAAKGANALMKNKVIGVCPNCGANVVEREKGWFCENRECRFVLWKDNAFFKRLGKRLDSHVADKLLRDGRVRLKDCKSAKGKTYNATVLLSCEADGRSKFSLEFEGGC